ACACGCCGTCACAGTTCGACGAGATCACTGCTTTTCCCATGGCCATGGCCTCGATCAACACCAGGCCAAAGGCTTCTGCATGAGAGGGAAACACAAAAATATCCATTGCCGAGAGCAGGCGTGCAACATCTTTGCGAAAACCGAGGCATTGAGTTGCGCTGCGCAGATCAAGCGCGTCAATTTTTTGCAAAATGTGCCGGGCCTCTGCTTCTTCACCGCGACTGGCTTCACCGATCAGCAGAAAACGCGCGTGCGGCACGGCCTGCCGAATCCGGCGCGCCATCTCCAAAAACTCCAAATAGCCCTTGCTGATCTGCAGGCGCCCGACGATGCCAAACACCAGTTCATCCGGCCAGCCCAACTCGGCCCGCACCGCCTCTCGATTATGGCGTTCGGGCGAAAATTCTTCAAGATCAACGCCATGATGCACGACGCCAACTTTCTCAGCCGTGACCGGATGTGTGGCCAGGAGATTGGCGCGAATAACCTCGGAAATGGCAATGAGGTAATCGACGCGGCGATAAATCAAGCGATGTAAAAGATCACGTTTCGGCTTTTGCGTGCCGATGTGTTTGGTCAGCACCAGGGCGATGTGGGGTAAGTCACGCCGGGCGAGCGCCGGGACGATCGTCCACAAATCGCGAGAATAGTGCGCGTGAACAATCTCGACTCGTTCCGTGCGCAGCAATTGTAAAAGCTTGAGGATCGCTCGCGGATGGAAGTATCCTCCCAGGCTGAGATGGTGCGGCGCAAAGCCGCGTTTCTTAAAATCGTTGTCAAGTGGAGAGCCGGGCGTACACAACGGCAATATGCGATGACCACGGTTCGCCAGGTGCTGAGACAAATAACTCACGTGCATCTCCATACCTCCCCATGATTGCGAGGTACAGATTTGCAGAATCGTTGCCATGATGGAACCGCGTTAAGTAGGCAATTGAAAAATTTCGCTGCTCATCATCAGATGGTCGGCGCATCTGTTATCGAAAAAAATCGCATTCGTTTTTGTTTACAACCAGCCGGCAAGCGCGAGCCGATCTTTTTGAACACTAGCTAAGTGCTTAATCTCAAGCTGCCTATCTTTTTTGCAGGGCGCAAGATAAACCATCGACTTTCAAAAAGCAAGCACTATTTGTAAAGGCCTTGCGCCTCAATATATTGCTGCACCGCGTCTGGAACCAGGTATCGTATTGATATGTTATTTTTAATCTTATGCCGTATGTCGGTCGACGAAATTCCGATCACACAGCCACTCAGTAAATGATATGATTTCACCAACGGCGAACCTGCAAAACCGGCCATATCCTCGGCCCGCGGATAAACAACAAGCTTGGCAAGCTGCATGATCATTTCCGGCGCGCGCCATTTGTGAAAATCCCGCAAACTGT
The DNA window shown above is from Cytophagia bacterium CHB2 and carries:
- a CDS encoding glycosyltransferase family 4 protein, with translation MATILQICTSQSWGGMEMHVSYLSQHLANRGHRILPLCTPGSPLDNDFKKRGFAPHHLSLGGYFHPRAILKLLQLLRTERVEIVHAHYSRDLWTIVPALARRDLPHIALVLTKHIGTQKPKRDLLHRLIYRRVDYLIAISEVIRANLLATHPVTAEKVGVVHHGVDLEEFSPERHNREAVRAELGWPDELVFGIVGRLQISKGYLEFLEMARRIRQAVPHARFLLIGEASRGEEAEARHILQKIDALDLRSATQCLGFRKDVARLLSAMDIFVFPSHAEAFGLVLIEAMAMGKAVISSNCDGVLDIVKHGETGVLVPPKEIEALTQAGLALAENPALRNKLAWAARQHVRAAFSLPGMLANIELIYNKLTHTNGMIMAGDVQAAENASCECAPEASCQ